From the genome of Streptomyces sp. V1I1, one region includes:
- the dnaB gene encoding replicative DNA helicase, producing the protein MDDPWAAEGGPGDRLPVSRQRRNDGRGGREDQHERGRDNGGWDGGSPGFERVPPQDLDAEQSVLGGMLLSKDAIADVVEIIKGHDFYRPAHETVYTAILDLYAKGEPADPITVAAELVKRGEITRVGGAPYLHTLVQSVPTAANASYYAEIVHERAVLRRLVEAGTKITQMGYAADGDVDEIVNSAQAEIYAVTEQRTSEDYLPLGDIMEGALDEIEAIGSRSGEMTGVPTGFTDFDSLTNGLHPGQMIVIAARPAMGKSTLALDFARACSIKNNLPSVIFSLEMGRNEIAMRLLSAEARVALHHMRSGTMTDEDWTRLARRMPDVSQAPLYIDDSPNLSMMEIRAKCRRLKQRNDLKLVVIDYLQLMQSGGSKRAESRQQEVSDMSRNLKLLAKELELPVIALSQLNRGPEQRTDKKPMVSDLRESGSIEQDADMVILLHREDAYEKESPRAGEADLIVAKHRNGPTATITVAFQGHYSRFVDMAQT; encoded by the coding sequence TTGGACGACCCCTGGGCGGCCGAGGGCGGCCCCGGTGACCGTCTGCCCGTCTCCCGCCAGCGCCGTAACGACGGCCGTGGTGGCCGCGAGGACCAGCACGAGCGCGGCAGGGACAATGGCGGCTGGGACGGTGGCTCCCCCGGCTTCGAGCGCGTACCTCCGCAGGACCTGGACGCCGAGCAATCCGTCCTCGGCGGCATGCTCCTCTCCAAGGACGCCATCGCCGACGTCGTGGAGATCATCAAGGGCCATGACTTCTACCGGCCCGCCCACGAGACCGTCTATACGGCGATCCTCGACCTCTACGCCAAGGGCGAGCCGGCCGACCCCATCACCGTCGCCGCCGAGCTGGTCAAGCGGGGCGAGATCACCCGGGTCGGCGGGGCGCCGTACCTCCACACCCTGGTCCAGTCGGTCCCCACCGCGGCCAACGCCTCGTACTACGCGGAAATCGTCCATGAGCGCGCCGTGCTGCGCCGCCTCGTGGAGGCCGGCACCAAGATCACGCAGATGGGATACGCCGCCGACGGCGACGTCGACGAGATCGTCAACTCAGCCCAGGCCGAGATCTATGCCGTCACCGAGCAGCGCACGAGTGAGGACTATCTGCCGCTGGGCGACATCATGGAGGGCGCGCTCGACGAGATCGAGGCGATCGGGTCCCGCAGTGGCGAGATGACCGGTGTGCCGACCGGGTTCACGGACTTCGACTCGCTCACCAACGGCCTGCACCCGGGACAGATGATCGTCATCGCCGCCCGACCCGCGATGGGTAAGTCCACACTGGCACTGGACTTCGCCCGGGCCTGCTCGATCAAGAACAACCTGCCGAGCGTGATCTTCTCCCTCGAAATGGGCCGCAACGAGATCGCGATGCGCCTGCTGTCCGCCGAGGCGCGGGTGGCGCTGCACCATATGCGCTCGGGGACGATGACGGACGAGGACTGGACCCGGCTGGCCCGCCGGATGCCGGATGTCTCGCAGGCCCCGCTCTATATCGACGACTCCCCGAACCTGTCGATGATGGAGATCCGGGCGAAGTGCCGACGGCTGAAGCAGCGCAACGACCTGAAGCTGGTCGTCATCGACTATCTGCAGCTGATGCAGTCCGGCGGTTCGAAGCGTGCCGAGAGCCGCCAGCAGGAGGTCTCGGACATGTCCCGAAACCTCAAGCTGCTGGCCAAGGAGCTGGAGCTCCCGGTGATCGCGCTCTCCCAGCTGAACCGTGGTCCCGAGCAACGTACGGACAAGAAGCCGATGGTCTCCGACCTGCGTGAATCCGGCTCCATCGAGCAGGACGCGGACATGGTCATCCTGCTGCACCGCGAGGATGCGTACGAAAAGGAGTCGCCGCGCGCGGGCGAGGCGGACCTGATCGTGGCCAAGCACCGAAACGGCCCGACGGCGACGATCACGGTCGCCTTCCAGGGCCACTACTCCCGCTTTGTGGACATGGCGCAGACCTGA
- a CDS encoding glycosyltransferase family 87 protein, producing MPSAEETSVYQDRPGRPERPDVRPTRRDPVAASGSELIGGPAGRWAWRGSSGWLTPVRVIALVAIGMFALGMVQKMPCYNWAWFRGTSSQYTHACYSDIPHLYLGRGFSEGLIPYFDRLPGDMEYLEYPVLTGVFMQVASWLNLAGGSMQNQEQMYWMVNAGMLMICTAVIAVCVARTHRRRPWDALLLALAPAFALTATINWDLLAVALTAAAMLMWSRGRALAFGILIGLATAAKLYPVLLLGPLLLLCWRAGKWREFATAALGAAGAWLVVNLPVMLMAPEGWKKFYTFSQERQVDFGSFWLIITQRTGEPLEVDSVNTYATLLMILACAGIAALSLSAPRRPRFAQLVFLVVAAFIITNKVYSPQYVLWLIPLAALARPRWRDFLIWQACEVIYFLGIWMYLAYTTSPKHQGLPPEGYQVAIALHLLGTLYLCAVVVRDILMPERDGVRKDGSDDPSGGVLDGAKDVFVVGQAAHPPRHAAHAVEGPRVEWGAQSHGSGGARPSA from the coding sequence ATGCCCAGCGCAGAAGAGACGAGCGTGTACCAGGACCGACCGGGCCGGCCGGAGCGGCCTGACGTACGGCCCACACGGCGTGACCCCGTCGCCGCGTCCGGCAGCGAGCTGATCGGCGGTCCGGCCGGCCGCTGGGCCTGGCGAGGCAGCAGTGGCTGGCTCACTCCCGTACGTGTCATCGCATTGGTGGCGATCGGCATGTTCGCGCTCGGCATGGTGCAGAAGATGCCCTGTTACAACTGGGCCTGGTTCCGGGGCACGAGCTCCCAGTACACCCACGCCTGCTACTCCGACATTCCGCACCTCTACCTGGGGCGTGGTTTCTCCGAAGGGCTCATCCCGTACTTCGACCGGCTGCCCGGCGACATGGAGTACCTCGAGTACCCGGTCCTCACGGGTGTCTTCATGCAGGTCGCGTCGTGGCTCAATCTGGCCGGCGGCTCCATGCAGAACCAGGAGCAGATGTACTGGATGGTCAATGCGGGCATGCTGATGATCTGCACCGCGGTCATCGCCGTCTGTGTGGCCCGCACACACCGTCGCCGCCCCTGGGACGCCCTGCTGTTGGCTCTGGCGCCCGCCTTCGCGCTCACCGCCACCATCAACTGGGACCTGCTGGCCGTGGCGCTCACAGCCGCCGCGATGCTCATGTGGTCACGCGGCCGGGCGCTGGCCTTCGGCATCCTCATCGGGCTCGCGACCGCCGCCAAGCTCTATCCCGTACTGCTGCTGGGTCCGTTGCTCCTGCTGTGCTGGAGGGCAGGCAAATGGCGAGAGTTCGCCACCGCGGCGCTCGGCGCGGCCGGTGCCTGGCTGGTGGTGAACCTGCCCGTGATGCTGATGGCGCCGGAGGGGTGGAAGAAGTTCTACACCTTCAGCCAGGAGCGGCAGGTCGACTTCGGCTCGTTCTGGCTGATCATCACGCAGCGCACGGGTGAGCCGCTGGAAGTCGACTCCGTGAACACCTACGCGACGCTGCTGATGATCCTGGCGTGCGCGGGCATCGCGGCGCTGTCGCTGAGTGCGCCCCGGCGGCCCCGTTTCGCTCAGCTCGTCTTCCTCGTCGTCGCGGCGTTCATCATCACCAACAAGGTCTACTCGCCGCAGTACGTACTGTGGCTGATTCCGCTCGCCGCGCTGGCCAGGCCGCGCTGGCGGGACTTCCTGATCTGGCAGGCCTGCGAGGTCATTTACTTCCTGGGTATCTGGATGTACCTCGCGTACACCACCAGCCCCAAGCACCAGGGGCTGCCGCCCGAGGGCTATCAGGTGGCGATCGCCCTGCATCTGCTGGGGACGCTGTATCTGTGCGCCGTGGTCGTACGGGACATTCTGATGCCGGAACGGGACGGCGTACGGAAGGACGGCTCGGACGATCCGTCAGGCGGGGTGCTGGACGGGGCCAAGGACGTCTTCGTGGTGGGGCAGGCGGCGCATCCGCCGCGGCATGCGGCACACGCGGTGGAGGGGCCGCGGGTGGAGTGGGGGGCGCAGTCCCATGGGTCCGGTGGGGCGCGGCCGTCGGCTTAG
- a CDS encoding VOC family protein codes for MPISLNHTIVSAADSERAARFFATVMGLEYTGPDRHFAPVRVNESLTLDFLTVPSPPAAISPSTSTRPLSTRYSPAPGRRHPVRKRPGHPRQRPDRPPAVPPRSLFADDSENLYELMSPA; via the coding sequence ATGCCGATCAGCCTCAACCACACCATTGTCAGCGCCGCGGACAGCGAGCGGGCCGCACGCTTCTTCGCCACCGTGATGGGCCTCGAATACACCGGCCCCGACCGGCACTTCGCTCCCGTGCGGGTCAACGAATCCCTCACCCTGGACTTCCTGACTGTGCCCAGCCCGCCGGCAGCCATCTCGCCTTCGACGTCGACCCGGCCACTTTCGACGCGGTACTCGCCCGCCCCGGGCCGCCGCCATCCCGTACGGAAACGACCCGGCCACCCCCGACAACGGCCGGACCGACCACCCGCTGTGCCCCCGCGGTCTCTATTCGCCGACGACTCCGAGAACCTCTACGAGCTGATGTCCCCCGCGTAG
- the rpsF gene encoding 30S ribosomal protein S6: MRHYEVMVILDPDLEERAVSPLIENFLSVVREGNGKVEKVDTWGRRRLAYEIKKKPEGIYSVIDLQAEPAVVKELDRQMNLNESVLRTKVLRPETH, encoded by the coding sequence ATGCGTCACTACGAGGTGATGGTCATCCTCGACCCCGATCTCGAGGAGCGCGCTGTCTCCCCGCTGATCGAGAACTTCCTCTCCGTCGTCCGTGAGGGCAACGGAAAGGTTGAGAAGGTCGACACCTGGGGCCGTCGTCGTCTCGCTTACGAGATCAAGAAGAAGCCCGAGGGCATCTACTCGGTCATCGACCTGCAGGCCGAGCCTGCGGTCGTCAAGGAGCTCGACCGCCAGATGAACCTGAACGAGTCGGTCCTCCGGACCAAGGTCCTCCGTCCCGAGACCCACTGA
- a CDS encoding alanine racemase has protein sequence MALSLYVDTARWRAHQKSVIDQFPGLVPVCKGNGYGFGHERLADEASRFGSDMLAVGTTYEAARIKDWFSGDLLVLTPFRRGEEPVPLPDRVIRSVSSVDGVHALVGARVVIECMSSMKRHGVAEQDLGQLHAAIEDVRLEGFALHLPLDRTDGSDAVEEVIGWMDRLRAARLPLHSMFVSHLRAEELARLQQQFPQTRFRARIGTRLWLGDHDATEYRGAVLDVTRVAKGDRFGYRQQKAASDGWLVVVAGGTSHGVGLEAPKALHGVMPRAKGVARAGLATVNRNLSPFVWEGKQRWFAEPPHMQVSILFVPAESKEPKVGDELVAHLRHTTTQFDRLVDR, from the coding sequence ATGGCGCTCTCCCTCTACGTCGACACCGCGCGCTGGCGGGCGCACCAGAAGTCCGTGATCGACCAGTTCCCCGGTCTCGTACCGGTCTGCAAGGGCAACGGCTACGGCTTCGGTCATGAGCGCCTCGCCGACGAGGCCTCCCGCTTCGGCTCCGACATGCTGGCGGTCGGCACGACGTACGAAGCGGCCCGGATCAAGGACTGGTTCAGCGGTGATCTCCTGGTCCTGACCCCCTTCCGGCGCGGTGAGGAACCAGTTCCGCTGCCGGACCGGGTCATTCGCTCGGTCTCGTCGGTCGACGGTGTGCACGCGCTGGTCGGCGCGCGGGTGGTCATCGAGTGCATGAGCTCCATGAAGCGTCACGGCGTCGCCGAGCAGGACCTGGGCCAGCTGCACGCCGCCATCGAGGACGTACGCCTGGAGGGCTTCGCCCTGCACCTGCCCCTCGACCGTACGGACGGCTCCGACGCGGTCGAGGAAGTCATCGGGTGGATGGACAGGCTGCGTGCGGCCCGGCTGCCGCTGCACTCGATGTTCGTCAGCCATCTGCGCGCCGAGGAACTGGCCCGCCTCCAGCAGCAGTTCCCGCAGACCCGATTCCGCGCCCGCATCGGTACGCGGCTGTGGCTCGGCGACCACGACGCGACCGAGTACCGCGGCGCCGTCCTGGACGTCACCCGTGTCGCCAAGGGCGACCGCTTCGGCTACCGACAGCAGAAGGCCGCATCCGACGGCTGGCTGGTCGTCGTCGCCGGCGGCACGTCCCACGGCGTCGGCCTGGAGGCCCCGAAGGCCCTGCACGGCGTGATGCCGCGCGCCAAGGGTGTCGCCCGCGCGGGTCTGGCGACCGTCAACCGCAACCTGTCGCCGTTCGTCTGGGAGGGCAAGCAGCGCTGGTTCGCCGAGCCGCCGCACATGCAGGTGTCGATCCTGTTCGTGCCGGCGGAATCGAAGGAGCCGAAGGTCGGCGACGAGCTGGTGGCGCATCTGCGCCACACCACGACGCAGTTCGACCGCCTCGTCGACCGCTGA
- a CDS encoding peptidoglycan bridge formation glycyltransferase FemA/FemB family protein produces the protein MSLTLRTISREQHLAYIQTLPAASHCQVPAWADVKTEWRSENLGWFDKSGELVGAGLVLYRQLPKIKRYLAYLPEGPVINWYAPNLDDWLQPMLAHLKQQGAFSVKMGPPVVIRRWDAPAIKAGIQDPDVKRLRDIEATHIEPRAFEVADRLRKMGWQQGEDGGAGFGDVQPRYVYQVPLANRSLDDVLKGFNQLWRRNIKKAEKAGVEVVQGGYEDLAEWQRLYEITAVRDHFRPRPLSYFQRMWTVLNSEDPNRMRLYFARHNGVNLSAATMLVVGGHVWYSYGASDNIGREVRPSNAMQWRMLRDAYAMGATVYDLRGISDSLDETDHLFGLIQFKVGTGGEAVEYVGEWDFALNKLLHKALDIYMSRR, from the coding sequence ATGAGCTTGACCCTGAGGACCATCAGCCGAGAGCAGCATCTGGCGTACATCCAGACCCTGCCCGCGGCAAGTCACTGTCAGGTCCCGGCGTGGGCTGATGTGAAGACGGAATGGCGCTCGGAGAACCTGGGCTGGTTCGACAAGAGCGGTGAACTGGTGGGCGCGGGCCTGGTGTTGTACCGCCAGCTGCCGAAGATCAAGCGCTATCTCGCCTACCTGCCCGAGGGTCCGGTGATCAATTGGTATGCGCCGAACCTGGACGACTGGCTGCAGCCGATGCTCGCCCACCTCAAGCAGCAGGGCGCCTTCTCCGTGAAGATGGGCCCGCCGGTCGTCATCCGCCGCTGGGACGCGCCCGCGATCAAGGCCGGAATCCAGGACCCGGATGTGAAGCGGCTGCGCGACATCGAGGCGACACATATCGAGCCTCGTGCGTTCGAAGTGGCGGACCGGCTGCGGAAGATGGGCTGGCAGCAGGGCGAGGACGGCGGCGCCGGCTTCGGTGACGTACAGCCGCGGTACGTCTATCAGGTGCCGCTGGCGAACCGTTCGCTCGACGATGTCCTCAAGGGCTTCAACCAGCTGTGGCGGCGCAATATCAAGAAAGCTGAGAAGGCCGGTGTCGAGGTCGTCCAGGGCGGCTACGAGGATCTGGCCGAGTGGCAGCGGCTGTACGAGATCACCGCTGTACGCGATCACTTCCGGCCGCGCCCGCTCTCGTACTTCCAGCGCATGTGGACGGTGCTGAACAGCGAGGATCCGAACCGGATGCGGCTGTACTTCGCGCGGCACAACGGTGTGAACCTGTCCGCGGCGACGATGCTGGTCGTCGGGGGGCATGTCTGGTACTCGTACGGCGCCTCCGACAACATCGGCCGCGAGGTCCGGCCCTCTAACGCGATGCAGTGGCGGATGCTCCGCGACGCCTACGCGATGGGCGCGACCGTCTATGACCTGCGCGGCATCAGCGACTCCCTCGACGAGACCGACCACCTCTTCGGCCTGATCCAGTTCAAGGTGGGCACCGGCGGCGAGGCCGTCGAGTACGTCGGCGAGTGGGACTTCGCGCTCAACAAGCTGCTGCACAAGGCGCTCGACATCTACATGTCGCGCCGCTGA
- a CDS encoding single-stranded DNA-binding protein, protein MAGETVITVVGNLVDDPELRFTPSGAAVAKFRVASTPRTFDRQTNEWKDGESLFLTCSVWRQAAENVAESLTRGMRVVVQGRLKQRSYEDREGVKRTVYELDVEEVGPSLKNATAKVTKTTGRGGQGGYGGGQQQGGGNWGGGPSGGGQQQGGGGAPADDPWATSAPAGGGQQQGGGGSWGGSSGGSGGSGGGYSDEPPF, encoded by the coding sequence ATGGCAGGCGAGACCGTCATCACGGTCGTCGGCAATCTCGTCGACGACCCCGAGCTGCGCTTCACCCCGTCCGGTGCGGCGGTCGCGAAGTTCCGCGTCGCGTCCACTCCCCGCACCTTCGATCGTCAGACCAATGAGTGGAAGGACGGCGAAAGCCTCTTCCTCACCTGCTCGGTCTGGCGTCAGGCGGCGGAGAACGTCGCTGAGTCGCTCACACGCGGCATGCGCGTCGTCGTGCAGGGTCGGCTGAAGCAGCGGTCCTACGAGGACCGCGAGGGCGTCAAGCGCACGGTCTACGAGCTGGACGTCGAGGAAGTCGGCCCCAGCCTCAAGAACGCCACGGCCAAGGTCACCAAGACCACCGGTCGCGGTGGCCAGGGTGGCTATGGCGGCGGTCAGCAGCAGGGCGGCGGCAACTGGGGCGGCGGCCCCAGTGGCGGTGGTCAGCAGCAGGGCGGCGGCGGTGCACCCGCCGACGATCCCTGGGCCACCAGCGCGCCGGCCGGCGGCGGCCAGCAGCAGGGCGGTGGGGGCAGCTGGGGCGGAAGCTCCGGCGGTTCCGGCGGTTCCGGCGGCGGCTACTCGGACGAGCCTCCCTTCTAA
- a CDS encoding TetR/AcrR family transcriptional regulator, translated as MTPPKAKRRRAPAMSPEERREMIVRATIPLVIERGSAVTTRQIAQAAGIGEGTIFRVLADKDELLDACVLETMSPGNSLAEIGSIDLDQPLADRLREAAEAMRAHMDRIGAVMGALQTTGGRIRTERPAPSGQVPDRQAGINPACDALAELFEPECDTLRLPPERLAVLFFGLLFTSSHHDSPQDIAEIVEVFLHGALTTSA; from the coding sequence ATGACGCCACCCAAGGCCAAGAGACGCCGGGCCCCCGCCATGAGCCCCGAAGAGCGCCGAGAGATGATCGTCCGCGCCACGATCCCCCTGGTCATCGAGCGCGGCAGCGCCGTCACCACACGTCAGATCGCCCAGGCTGCGGGCATCGGCGAGGGCACGATCTTCCGGGTCTTAGCCGACAAGGACGAACTCCTCGACGCCTGTGTCCTCGAGACGATGAGCCCCGGCAACTCCCTCGCCGAAATCGGCTCCATCGACCTCGACCAGCCACTCGCCGACCGCCTCAGGGAGGCGGCCGAAGCGATGCGCGCCCACATGGACCGGATCGGCGCCGTCATGGGCGCCCTCCAGACCACCGGAGGCCGCATCCGCACCGAACGTCCCGCCCCCAGCGGCCAGGTGCCGGACCGTCAGGCCGGTATCAACCCTGCCTGCGACGCCCTCGCCGAGCTCTTCGAGCCCGAGTGCGACACCCTCCGGCTCCCGCCCGAGCGGCTGGCCGTGCTCTTCTTCGGCCTGCTGTTCACCAGCAGCCACCACGACTCGCCCCAGGACATCGCGGAAATCGTCGAGGTCTTCCTGCACGGCGCGCTGACCACCTCCGCCTGA
- the rplI gene encoding 50S ribosomal protein L9, which yields MKIILTHEVTGLGAAGDVVDVKDGYARNYLVPRGFAIRWTKGGEKDVAQIRRARKIHEIATIEQANEVKAKLEAVKVRLAVRSGDAGRLFGSVTPADIASAIKAAGGPEVDKRRVELGSPIKTLGSHQVSVRLHPEVAAKLGVEVVAA from the coding sequence ATGAAGATCATCCTCACCCACGAGGTCACTGGCCTCGGTGCCGCCGGCGACGTCGTCGACGTCAAGGACGGTTACGCTCGCAACTACCTGGTCCCGCGTGGTTTCGCGATCCGCTGGACCAAGGGTGGCGAGAAGGACGTGGCGCAGATCCGCCGCGCCCGCAAGATCCACGAGATCGCGACCATCGAGCAGGCCAACGAGGTCAAGGCCAAGCTCGAGGCCGTAAAGGTGCGTCTGGCTGTTCGCTCCGGCGACGCCGGCCGCCTCTTCGGCTCCGTCACCCCGGCCGACATCGCCTCGGCGATCAAGGCTGCCGGTGGTCCGGAGGTCGACAAGCGTCGCGTTGAGCTCGGTTCGCCGATCAAGACCCTGGGCTCGCACCAGGTGTCTGTGCGTCTGCACCCCGAGGTTGCCGCGAAGCTCGGCGTCGAGGTCGTCGCCGCCTGA
- the rpsR gene encoding 30S ribosomal protein S18, with the protein MAKPPVRKPKKKVCAFCKDKTVYVDYKDTNMLRKFISDRGKIRARRVTGNCTQHQRDVATAVKNSREMALLPYTSTAR; encoded by the coding sequence ATGGCGAAGCCGCCTGTGCGCAAGCCGAAGAAGAAGGTCTGCGCATTCTGCAAGGACAAGACCGTATACGTGGACTACAAGGACACGAACATGCTGCGGAAGTTCATTTCCGACCGCGGCAAGATCCGTGCCCGCCGCGTTACCGGCAACTGCACGCAGCACCAGCGTGACGTCGCCACGGCCGTGAAGAACAGCCGTGAGATGGCGCTGCTGCCCTACACGTCCACCGCGCGATAA
- a CDS encoding MATE family efflux transporter, translating to MTQAPAAPKAARRRHDREIVALAVPAFGALVAEPLFVMVDSAIVGHLGTPQLAGLAVAAALLTTAVSIFVFLAYATTAAVARRVGAGDLAAAIRQGMDGIWLALLLGVAVIAVTLPTAPWLVEAFGASDTAAPYATTYLRISSLGIPAMLVVLAATGVLRGLQDTRTPLYVAIGGFAANAGLNAGLVYGAGLGIAGSAWGTVIAQVAMAAAYLAVVVRGARRHGASLRPDAAGIRASAQAGVPLLVRTLSLRAVLMIATAVAARLGDTDIAAHQIVLSLWSLMAFALDAIAIAGQAIIGRYLGADDAEGARQACRRMVQWGIASGVVLGILIVASRQLFIPLFTSDSAVHDTLLPALLVVAVSQPIAGVVFVLDGVLMGAGDGTYLAGAMLVTLAVFAPVALLVPTFGGGLTALWWAMTLMMTVRMLTLWLRMRSGRWLVTGATR from the coding sequence ATGACACAGGCACCCGCGGCGCCGAAGGCCGCCCGACGCCGCCACGATCGAGAGATCGTCGCGCTCGCCGTCCCCGCCTTCGGCGCCCTCGTCGCCGAGCCGCTCTTCGTGATGGTCGACAGCGCCATCGTCGGCCATCTCGGCACCCCGCAACTTGCCGGACTGGCAGTCGCGGCGGCCCTGCTGACGACCGCCGTGAGCATCTTCGTCTTCCTCGCCTACGCCACCACTGCCGCCGTCGCTCGACGCGTCGGCGCGGGCGATCTCGCGGCCGCCATCCGCCAGGGGATGGACGGCATCTGGCTCGCGTTGCTCCTCGGCGTCGCCGTCATCGCCGTCACCCTGCCCACGGCACCCTGGCTTGTCGAGGCATTCGGGGCGTCCGACACCGCCGCTCCCTACGCCACCACCTATCTACGGATCTCCAGCCTCGGCATACCGGCGATGCTGGTCGTGCTAGCCGCGACCGGCGTACTCCGTGGCCTCCAGGACACCCGGACCCCGCTGTACGTCGCCATCGGCGGCTTCGCCGCCAACGCCGGGCTCAACGCGGGGCTCGTCTACGGCGCCGGCCTCGGCATCGCCGGCTCCGCCTGGGGCACCGTCATCGCCCAGGTCGCCATGGCCGCCGCCTATCTGGCCGTGGTCGTACGCGGAGCACGGCGGCACGGCGCTTCTCTGCGCCCCGACGCCGCGGGCATACGAGCCAGCGCCCAGGCAGGCGTCCCCCTCCTGGTCCGTACGCTCTCGCTGCGTGCCGTCCTGATGATCGCCACCGCCGTCGCGGCCCGCCTCGGCGACACCGATATCGCTGCCCACCAGATCGTCCTCTCCCTGTGGAGCCTGATGGCCTTCGCGCTCGACGCGATCGCCATCGCCGGGCAGGCGATCATCGGCCGCTATCTCGGTGCCGATGACGCCGAGGGAGCCCGCCAGGCCTGCCGCCGCATGGTGCAGTGGGGCATTGCCTCCGGCGTGGTGCTCGGCATCCTGATCGTGGCCTCGCGGCAGCTATTCATCCCGCTGTTTACCAGCGACTCGGCGGTGCACGACACGCTGCTCCCAGCCCTGCTTGTGGTCGCCGTCTCCCAACCGATCGCGGGTGTGGTCTTCGTACTCGACGGCGTACTGATGGGAGCCGGTGACGGCACCTACCTCGCCGGAGCGATGCTCGTGACGCTGGCGGTCTTCGCACCCGTCGCTCTGCTCGTCCCCACCTTCGGCGGCGGACTGACAGCTCTGTGGTGGGCCATGACGCTGATGATGACGGTCCGCATGCTGACGCTCTGGCTGCGTATGCGCTCCGGCCGCTGGCTCGTCACCGGCGCCACGCGCTGA